The following proteins are encoded in a genomic region of Nicotiana sylvestris chromosome 4, ASM39365v2, whole genome shotgun sequence:
- the LOC138890029 gene encoding uncharacterized protein has product MAKDEIAQLPYNHPLFFRDSDGPDIALISLKLTGPKNYALWSRAMRVALLVKNKLWFVDGTCVKKSYKGELETQWERCNAVVVSWLSSIVASESVPSIMYTSSAKKVCDEFKERFDKDNLTRIYQFWTEIASLQGTESVTSYFSKMKDLWDELDILAPLPSCDCEKSRPYVEHLVRQRLLQFLMGLNESYSQVRSNILEKRPVLSVNQAYAVAVQEESQRTLGVVETNKEPLTMLAGRVHVKPLFYKPHLTLLL; this is encoded by the coding sequence ATGGCGAAAGATGAAATTGCACAACTACCTTACAATCACCCACTGTTTTTTCGAGATTCAGATGGACCCGACATAGCACTGATCTCATTGAAGCTCACAGGGCCGAAAAACTATGCCCTATGGAGTAGGGCAATGAGGGTTGCACTGTTAGTGAAGAACAAGCTATGGTTTGTGGATGGTACATGTGTAAAGAAATCGTACAAAGGAGAATTGGAAACACAATGGGAGAGATGTAATGCTGTTGTGGTTTCCTGGTTGAGTAGCATTGTAGCAAGTGAGTCGGTACCTAGCATCATGTATACTTCAAGTGCGAAGAAAGTATGTGATGAGTTCAAAGAGAGGTTTGACAAGGATAATTTGACTCGAATCTATCAATTTTGGACTGAGATTGCAAGCCTACAAGGAACTGAGTCAGTTACTTCATACTTCTCAAAAATGAAAGATCTATGGGATGAGTTAGACATTTTGGCCCCATTACCTTCTTGTGACTGTGAAAAATCGAGGCCTTATGTGGAACATCTAGTGAGGCAAAGATTGCTACAGTTTCTCATGGGACTAAATGAGAGTTACAGTCAAGTAAGGAGCAATATACTGGAGAAAAGGCCAGTATTGTCAGTTAATCAAGCATATGCAGTAGCTGTACAGGAAGAAAGTCAGAGAACACTAGGTGTTGTGGAAACAAATAAGGAACCACTAACCATGTTAGCAGGAAGGGTTCATGTCAAACCACTTTTTTACAAACCTCACTTAACCCTcttattataa